TGTTGTGTGATAAGGGACTGGTGCCGTAAGGTCCTGGCAAAATCCACACACGGGGGCGGTGCGTGTGTTCGAGCTTCCGATGGATCGGAACGAGAGCATGGGGCCAGACAGATTAGTATAGGCCCCACCAAGCGGCCTTGCGTTGCATTTTTTTTCGCGGCAAATCTGTACTTGGCCCAATGGCTCCGAGAAGACCTGGTTCACAACATCCCATTCCGGCCGGAATGCAACGACGGGGCTGACCGGGAttccctatacaccgaccaggtcggcgcgtAACGCGCGGTACGGGTCGGCCCAGTTCGGGTGTTGGGCCAGTTGGCCGTTTCTTTTTTAGTCATTTTTCTGTTCTGTTTTTTATTactgtttctttttattttctgttttttcttcTAGGATTTAAAAACGTTAAAATTAAAACAAATGATAAAAAATAATAATTTGAAATTTttgtaatttaaaaaaaatgaaaattgttcaaatctgaaaactgtacaaatttgaaaattgttcatatctaaaaaccgttcaaatttgaaaattgttcatatctaaaaattgtttaaatttgaaaattgttcatatctaaaatgttcaaatttgaaatttggttTGTTCAATAAAAATATACAACTTTAAAAACTATTTTAGATATGAAGGGTtctggacatagacatgtgcaaacaacttgtagatacaatgtaAGCAATAAGTatggagcttaaatctaagatcatgtcacTCATGCACTAGTgataagcattaaacacaacaagattgcagcaacaataacttcacaaacttatatagatagactgatcataatgtaacaattcatcagatcccaacaaacacaacaccaattacataagatgaatctcaatcatgtaagaaagctcatgagatcattgtattgaagtacatgggagcgagagtaccaactagctactgctagaacccgtagtccatgggggaactactcacggagcatgatggaggcggtggcatcgatggagatggcttctgggggcacttccccgtcccggcggcgtgccggaacagagattctgtcccccgaaacggagtttcgcgatggcggcggcgcccctggagtctttctggagtttcgtcgattggtaTAGGGTTTTTGCGTCGCCAGACGGGCCCgatgaaacgtccgccagacgcgagcggacactttccgcgTCCGCCGAGCATCCGCCAGAGACGCATCCTAAGCGCATATttaggccaggtttgcgtctccgcgaacgacccggtcactttgcgttgccccgctggagcagaccccagacgtatttccggtcacggcggacgaaaacggtccgtGGTAGGACGGTGAATAGGTTTCACCTCACCAAACAGACAAATGAGGGTAGGCGGCAAAGCGAATTTGGGAGGGCCCTTGAAGATAGGCGAACCCAACCCTAAGCGTCATGAAATTGCTAAAAATAACCGTGATACACAGATCTTACACAACAAGGCTGACACACAGATGGAGACGACACACGCTACGCTACAAAAGAATTAAAATCACGGCCAGCAAAGATGCTGGTCCGGCACCAGCACACAACAGTGGCGTCGCCGCAGGTCGGCAGGCTGTGGCCCTGGCCGGTTCCCGTGCGGCAGATAACTAGGCTGCGGTGCACTGCTCGCGGGCGAAGCCGACGCGGCCGTTGGGCACGTCGAAGAGGACGCGGTGGTTCTGCTGCTGCATGCTGGCGATGACGTTGAGCACCGTGTTGACGCCGTCGGGGGCCGCCGCCATGGCCAGGCAGCTGGTGGTGCCGTACGTGCTGTGGATCACCAGGTTCTCCTGCGGCAGCGTCACCTGCATGCCGGTGAACATGAACGTGACGGGGGGCCACTTCACGGTCGTGTTGTAGCACGTGTCGAACCCGCCGAGGGAGGAGACGGGCGCGCCGCGGATGCGGTGGCGGACCTCGTCGCGCACGGCCGCGTACGCCGGCGCCACGAGCCTGGTGAACATCGTGCCGGAGTCCAGCACGGTTCCCGCGCCGGTGACCGGGTCGAAGGCCAGCGCGGAGGGCGGGATGGGCACCACCTTCTTGCCGACGCGGACGCCGGTCATGCCGACGTAGTAGAGCGAGGAGCGGTGCGGGTTGGCGAGCAGCGGCGTGGTCTTGATCCGCAGCGGCTGGCCCTTGCGGCCGAGCCTGAGCGTGCCGGAGAAGTTGAGGGACTTGAAGCTCGGGAGGCAGTAGGAGAAGGTGCCCTCGTACATGTCCTTGGTCTGGGACAGGAACGACAGCGGGCCGCGGCCCAGCCCCAGGAGGCCCTGCGGCGGCGCGGCCGTGCCGGTGGCCTTCTGCAGGCAGCCGAAGGTGTAGCTCTTCACGACGTTGTTGGCGACGGCGAGGGAGTCCTGCGACAGCGCGGCCTCGAGGGAGGAGTCGGCGTAGGTGAGGCTGAAGCCGCAGGACTTGGTGTTGGGCGAGCAGGACGGGTTCGGCGCCCCCGCGCACGCCGGCGAGCCGCAGGGCACGGCGCGGTACGAGGTGGAGGCCGCCGGGTTGAAGGGGCTGGCGGTGGGGCAGCCCGCGCACCCGGAGCAGGGGATCCACGCCGCGTCGTTGCTGGTGTCGACGGCGAGGAGGAGCTGCTGCGGCGGGGTGCCGAGGCGAGCGCGCACCACGTACGTCGGCGTCTGCAGCAGCTGCCGCCCGGACGCGATCGGTGCGTACGCGCGCCCGGCCACGGCGAGCGAGTCGAGGTAGAGCAGCCGTGACGTGTCCCGGGACGCCTGGTCCGCGAGGAACCCCGTCCACGACGGCGCTGCGGCCGCGTCGTTGCCCAGCGGCGAGCACGGCCCGAACGCGTGCGACACCTGCAGGGTTGCCCCTGAGTCCGGTGGCGTAGCAGGGCACGACGGATGCGACGCCGTCGCCACAGCAGCAAGCAgtgccaccacggtccacagagcgACGCCGCGGAGCGCCATTATCGCTGTACCAACAACCGAGCTAAGCTAGCCTTGAAGCGTGGCGGTGAGGTGAGGATGTGTGCCACACCGACACCATGGCTATATAGAGTGAGCCCGACCAGTGAAGTGGCACGTGAACGGTGACGCGCAAGAAGCTACACGGCCAGCGCCCGTGCCATGGCCAATGGCGCGCCCGTGAGGTCTCGCCCTGGACGTATTTGCCGATGGCCATGCTGGACCCCGTATACGTCGTACGCGCGACGAGCGGCATGCCTGCACGCCAGCGTGCGTCTGCTGAAGCTCGTGATCTGAGTCTGCCGCCGACTGACTCCTCGGCCAATGAATGCTGTCCACGTCTGCCCGGCGCGTCCAACTTCGTGCGCGCCCAGTGTCGGCAAGCTCTGTTTCCGGCTAGCTCGTCGCAGGGAAGTCTTGTCTTTGCATGGCGGTGGCCATGGCTCCCTACTGGGTCTGTCGGATCAATGAATGGTCCTAGTCTATGGACCAAGAGCAAATATATCAAAATATCACCACAAATCTACAACCTTTAAACTCTTACTTTCCAAGGGataatcttgtacttttctgaatCCAAATGTACACAAATAACTAGATATTAAACCACATACCTAGAAATACTACCAAGAGCAAATATCAAAATATGGACCAagagagaaccaacctgaggttgggtggttaggagggtggttgtacccccagcccaccagagttcaaaccccaggttcgacatctgtgtgtctcatatagacggaatattcattcagtgggaggcgacgtttccgtcgacagcgaggcgcctgtggtgacttcgtcaatttcaagatccaatccgccggctcagtcttccgaaggtgctcataggggtagggtgtgcgtgtgtgcgttcataggggtgagtgtatgcgcgtgtatgtgagcgtctgcgtttgtactatgTTTCTAAAAAAAATATGGACCAAGAGTCCCTTCGGGGACATCCGAGAAAATATGGACCAAGAGCAAATATCAAAATACCACCACAATTATTGAAATTTGAATCACAAAACCAAGAACAAGATTTTTTATTGCACGTATATATATTTAAAAGAGAATGTAGTACATGAGATGCGATTACAAAATAGAGTTTAAAAGAGAGAATCAAACTTGCCAAGTCTTCAAACTCTTTCATTTTTCAAGACATAATCTTGTATTTTTCTGAAGGCACGTGTAGAAGAATGGCATAGATATCACACCACATATCTGTAAATACCAACGAGAGTTCTTGCAAAATTTTAATTTAAACCACAATATCAAAGCTACATGTACGTGCAACTATTAAAGTAATCAACCAACATCCGCAAGAGTATAAACAACAATATTTCAGAGAAGATCAACCGAACAGCCTGGTCGACATCGCTAGGAGCCGAGAATACGAATCACCACTGTCGACGATGTAGCAACCAGGACAAATATTGTAAGGAAATCCACCTCGAAATAACCATgagagaaaaaaaaaaccaaaccAACATGGTGAAACAAGATTTGAAAGATCATACGCTGAGAAACTTAACCTTCCAACACCACCATTGTCGCTGCGAAGAAcatctcgtcgccgaacgaagGGTCGAAGAGAACGTACCATAGATGATGACATCTCCATTGACATGGAAGCCAATAAGAAGAAGGCTGCCAAAACCCTAAACAAATGTATTGAAAAATCATATATACTTAATTTTACTGAAAACTCGACTTATAGATCGGCTTCTCCACCCCTCCCAACCCTAGTGAGGCCGGCCGGAGAAGGGGCACAGTGGAGGCAGATGCGGAGGGGACGACTAGTTTTTTTTAAGGAGGCAAACTTTGTGGTATCACCTCGCGAGTGAAAAATAGTAACTCATGCCACTAGCATATATGCGGTTATCTTCTTTTTTCAATGTGCCACTTTTTATCGTTAGAAGTTTGTTAAAAAAATAAACATTGTTTCTTTAGATCTGACAAAGTTTGATCAATTCAAACAACATGTAATTAGTCAACTCGAAATTTCTAAGCTCATTTTGTTGAGGTATTTGAAAGTTCAACTTTTAGCCAAAATTcaatcacagttttgattctttaGTACATCTATAATATTAAGGTTAGTCTTCTTGTTATTAAACTTGGAATCATCTCCAGatatttttttatctttttttgtaaaattcaggATTTTAGAACAACATTTGGTCATAAGTTGCAAAAAATGTGAACTTTCCAAATGGTTGAAAAACTAAGATGAGATTTTCCGAGTTACTCCCTATATGTAGTTTAAATTAGTGAAATGGTTTAGATATTTTAAGA
This region of Lolium perenne isolate Kyuss_39 chromosome 2, Kyuss_2.0, whole genome shotgun sequence genomic DNA includes:
- the LOC127331778 gene encoding aspartyl protease AED3; the protein is MALRGVALWTVVALLAAVATASHPSCPATPPDSGATLQVSHAFGPCSPLGNDAAAAPSWTGFLADQASRDTSRLLYLDSLAVAGRAYAPIASGRQLLQTPTYVVRARLGTPPQQLLLAVDTSNDAAWIPCSGCAGCPTASPFNPAASTSYRAVPCGSPACAGAPNPSCSPNTKSCGFSLTYADSSLEAALSQDSLAVANNVVKSYTFGCLQKATGTAAPPQGLLGLGRGPLSFLSQTKDMYEGTFSYCLPSFKSLNFSGTLRLGRKGQPLRIKTTPLLANPHRSSLYYVGMTGVRVGKKVVPIPPSALAFDPVTGAGTVLDSGTMFTRLVAPAYAAVRDEVRHRIRGAPVSSLGGFDTCYNTTVKWPPVTFMFTGMQVTLPQENLVIHSTYGTTSCLAMAAAPDGVNTVLNVIASMQQQNHRVLFDVPNGRVGFAREQCTAA